A region from the Catellatospora sp. TT07R-123 genome encodes:
- a CDS encoding FAD-binding oxidoreductase: protein MGGPSVQTLRDQVKGQVVTPDDAGYDQARAVYNAMIDRRPAVVVRCTGVDDVRAAVDYARENGLDLAVRGGSHSVPGFGTVDGGVVADLSGMRAVTVDPGRGTARAEGGATWGDFNAATGAHGLATTGGIISTTGVGGLTLGGGIGYLARGMGLSCDNLVSAEVVLADGRIVTADEKQHEDLFWALRGGGGNFGAVTAFEFRLGPVAEIYGGPMFFELADARELLRFFRDFIADAPEQYGGFPAFQIAPPLPFIPEDRHGEPFLAVVSCWTGDHAEGERVVDRIRAVAQPVAQMVGPMPYAALNSAFDALVPPGLQHYWKANFVDELTDDIIDAHLRFGPKVPVVNSTVHIYPINGACHRISPDATAFAYRQANFATVIAGMWPDPADNDANTAWVRDYYAATAPLSEEGGYVNFMAGDDQDRVKANYGGNYARLVEVKRAYDPANLFHLNQNIRP, encoded by the coding sequence ATGGGCGGGCCGAGTGTGCAGACGCTGCGCGACCAGGTCAAGGGCCAGGTCGTCACGCCAGACGACGCTGGGTACGACCAGGCGCGCGCCGTGTACAACGCGATGATCGACCGGCGCCCCGCCGTCGTGGTGCGCTGCACCGGGGTGGACGACGTGCGGGCAGCCGTGGACTACGCCCGCGAGAACGGGCTCGACCTGGCCGTACGCGGCGGCAGCCACAGCGTGCCCGGGTTCGGCACGGTGGACGGCGGCGTGGTGGCCGACCTGTCCGGCATGCGGGCCGTCACCGTCGATCCCGGCCGCGGCACCGCGCGGGCCGAAGGCGGCGCCACCTGGGGCGACTTCAACGCCGCAACCGGCGCCCACGGGCTGGCCACGACCGGCGGCATCATCTCGACCACGGGCGTGGGCGGGCTGACGCTGGGCGGCGGCATCGGCTACCTGGCCCGGGGCATGGGCCTGTCCTGCGACAACCTGGTGTCGGCCGAGGTGGTGCTGGCCGACGGCAGGATCGTCACCGCCGACGAGAAGCAGCACGAGGACCTGTTCTGGGCGCTGCGCGGCGGCGGCGGCAACTTCGGCGCGGTGACCGCGTTCGAGTTCCGGCTCGGCCCGGTCGCCGAGATCTACGGCGGGCCGATGTTCTTCGAGCTGGCGGACGCGCGCGAGCTGCTGCGCTTCTTCCGCGACTTCATCGCCGACGCACCCGAGCAGTACGGCGGCTTCCCCGCGTTCCAGATCGCGCCGCCGCTGCCGTTCATCCCCGAGGACCGGCACGGGGAGCCGTTCCTGGCCGTGGTCAGCTGCTGGACCGGCGACCACGCCGAGGGTGAGCGGGTCGTCGACCGGATCCGGGCGGTGGCGCAACCGGTGGCGCAAATGGTCGGCCCGATGCCGTACGCGGCGCTGAACTCCGCGTTCGACGCGCTGGTGCCGCCCGGCCTCCAGCACTACTGGAAGGCCAACTTCGTCGACGAGCTGACCGACGACATCATCGACGCGCACCTGCGCTTCGGCCCGAAGGTGCCGGTGGTCAACTCGACCGTGCACATCTACCCGATCAACGGGGCCTGCCACCGGATCTCCCCGGACGCGACCGCGTTCGCCTACCGGCAGGCCAACTTCGCCACGGTCATCGCGGGCATGTGGCCCGACCCGGCCGACAACGACGCCAACACCGCCTGGGTACGCGACTACTACGCCGCCACGGCGCCGCTGTCGGAGGAGGGCGGCTACGTCAACTTCATGGCCGGCGACGACCAGGACCGGGTGAAGGCGAACTACGGGGGCAACTACGCGCGGCTGGTGGAGGTGAAGCGCGCCTACGACCCCGCCAACCTGTTCCACCTCAACCAGAACATCCGGCCGTAG
- a CDS encoding MauE/DoxX family redox-associated membrane protein — translation MLSWISAVQPLLLAAVLLWSARLKLAHPQAEATARRTALAKLLGETRVVPAFRALGAVEAAVAVALLVPAARPLSGYAAVALTAGFAGYLGYAKVAAPESSCGCLSAARTPVRWRAFARAGLLIAAGVLAATATTGWIGALADNPGPAAAVLVAEAAAVLALSAELDRHWLDHLRQLRVRLTHPLPTGGFDIPLASTVEQLHRSPVWRDTAALLTSDLREHWDEGDWRLLLFTGRHGERGVSAVFAVPRLRYEPASVRLALVDEATGETVATHTAAPDTPLPDWVHGREPVPA, via the coding sequence ATGCTCTCGTGGATCTCCGCGGTGCAGCCGCTGCTGCTCGCGGCCGTGCTGCTGTGGTCGGCCCGGCTCAAGCTGGCCCACCCGCAGGCCGAGGCCACCGCCCGCCGCACCGCCCTGGCCAAGCTGCTCGGCGAGACCCGGGTCGTGCCCGCGTTCCGGGCCCTGGGCGCCGTCGAGGCCGCCGTCGCGGTGGCGCTGCTGGTCCCGGCCGCCCGCCCGCTGTCCGGGTACGCCGCCGTCGCCCTGACCGCCGGGTTCGCCGGCTACCTCGGCTACGCCAAGGTGGCCGCGCCGGAGTCGTCGTGCGGGTGCCTGTCGGCGGCCCGTACGCCCGTCAGGTGGCGCGCCTTCGCCCGCGCCGGGCTGCTCATCGCGGCCGGCGTGCTGGCGGCGACCGCCACCACCGGCTGGATCGGGGCACTCGCGGACAACCCGGGCCCGGCCGCCGCCGTCCTGGTCGCCGAGGCCGCCGCGGTGCTCGCGCTGTCGGCCGAACTCGACCGGCACTGGCTCGACCACCTGCGCCAGCTGCGGGTACGCCTCACCCACCCGCTGCCCACCGGCGGCTTCGACATCCCGCTCGCCTCGACCGTCGAGCAGCTGCACCGCAGCCCGGTATGGCGCGACACCGCCGCGCTGCTCACCTCGGACCTGCGCGAGCACTGGGACGAGGGGGACTGGCGGTTGCTGCTGTTCACCGGCCGGCACGGTGAGCGCGGCGTCTCGGCGGTGTTCGCGGTGCCCCGCCTGCGCTACGAACCCGCGTCGGTGCGCCTGGCCCTGGTCGACGAGGCCACCGGCGAGACCGTCGCCACCCACACCGCCGCCCCCGACACCCCGCTACCCGACTGGGTACACGGCCGCGAACCCGTCCCCGCCTGA
- a CDS encoding PHB depolymerase family esterase, translating into MLFVVFGLPSAASAATPYTVTPVNGTLKAYNISAVYVAGVSSGGYLATQLHVAYSGRIKGAGIFAAGPYYCAQNNASQALNACGDDIWSDQLPTLEADASLWSGYGWVDPIGNLSGDPVYVFHGNSDTTVKKSVNDDLVKFYQHFGASVQYDSATSAGHAWVTPYGTGACTVTASPFLNDCGIDPQQAMLGKLLGSVGARNTGPLTGSLIKFDQSTFATNGWAPGLSMGNSGFAYVPSACAAGQACKLLVALHGCAQGYDAVGTAFVDRANLNQYADTNRLVVLYPQATASGVNPYGCWDWWGYLGYTSYPIHGGPQLETIMNMVRRLDG; encoded by the coding sequence ATGCTTTTCGTCGTTTTCGGACTGCCGAGCGCTGCAAGCGCGGCAACGCCGTACACGGTGACGCCGGTCAACGGGACGCTGAAGGCGTACAACATCTCGGCCGTCTACGTGGCCGGGGTCTCCTCCGGCGGCTACCTGGCCACCCAGCTGCACGTCGCCTACTCCGGACGGATCAAGGGTGCGGGGATCTTCGCCGCCGGGCCCTACTACTGCGCGCAGAACAACGCCAGCCAGGCCCTCAACGCCTGCGGCGACGACATCTGGTCCGACCAGCTGCCCACCCTGGAGGCCGACGCGTCACTGTGGTCGGGCTACGGCTGGGTCGACCCGATCGGCAACCTGTCCGGCGATCCGGTCTACGTGTTCCACGGCAACAGCGACACGACCGTGAAGAAGTCGGTCAACGACGACCTGGTCAAGTTCTACCAGCACTTCGGCGCCAGCGTGCAGTACGACTCGGCCACCTCGGCCGGGCACGCCTGGGTCACGCCGTACGGCACGGGCGCGTGCACGGTCACGGCGAGCCCGTTCCTGAACGACTGCGGCATCGACCCGCAGCAGGCGATGCTGGGCAAGCTGCTCGGCTCGGTCGGCGCCCGCAACACCGGCCCGCTCACCGGCAGCCTGATCAAGTTCGACCAGAGCACGTTCGCGACCAACGGGTGGGCGCCGGGCCTGAGCATGGGCAACAGCGGCTTCGCGTACGTGCCGAGCGCGTGCGCGGCCGGGCAGGCGTGCAAGCTGCTGGTCGCCCTGCACGGCTGCGCCCAGGGGTACGACGCCGTCGGCACCGCCTTCGTCGACCGCGCCAACCTGAACCAGTACGCCGACACCAACCGCCTCGTGGTGCTCTACCCGCAGGCCACCGCCTCCGGGGTGAACCCGTACGGCTGCTGGGACTGGTGGGGCTACCTCGGCTACACCAGCTACCCGATCCACGGCGGCCCGCAACTGGAAACGATCATGAACATGGTGCGCCGCCTCGACGGATGA
- a CDS encoding GH92 family glycosyl hydrolase: MSGFRRKQVWLGIVALAVGFAVGVPTSASAAASDFSSGFEAGDVQPTWTNTSEASANVGGYCCALTAMESGTRSERGHTGTASLMYSGNDLSTTSSYSYQRIFDVDVAVSPTTTLSYWVFPQSGGHLDVAVDLLFTDGTHLRDSGAVDQHGVRVHPTFQGSGSVLSFDVWNFVTSNIGANVAGKTVDQILIGYDQPLNTGTFRGYFDDIQIAANAAGRLSDYVETRRGTNNQGASYSRGNTFPGATVPHGFNFWTPFTKGNSDNWLYEWADNTVQGFGVSHEPSPWIGDYAQLQVMPMTGAVKSTPAARQSTYSHANEVAKAHYYKTQLDTYGITAELAPTDHAGVMRFTFPSAAESMILFDTIDSGTGALNVDTANRVISGDITHRGQKMYVYATVDKAIASSGVITGQGVTSWIRFATGAGEKVTLRMATSFMSVAQAQSNLSQEVGTKSFDTVRDEAAALWDSALGAVKLEGATNDQLITFYSNLYRSYMYPNNRSELVGGVRRHFSPYDNVVHDGQMYVNNGFWDTSRAAWPLYTLLTPTKSGEMLDGFVNAYKQSGWTPRWSGPWNVGAMVGSNQDLAFADAYIKGIRNFDYNAAYASAVKNATVYTDYNPNGRNGIEVSTFKGYVPTDVRSEAASWTLEDAVNDFGISQLGQALGKTEDAAYFRNRALDYANLWSPSVGFFRGRQTSGAWRTTDANFKPNEWGCDFTEGAPWHYATPAPQDPQGMANLYGGRAQLSAKIDAVFAAPRDYLVGCYGGVIHEMREAYDANLGQYAHANEPIHHMIYMYNYAGTPSKTQNRVRQVLTQLYGPGTATGNGYLGDEDNGQMSAWYVFSALGFYPARMASTDYTIGAPLHPKATITLENGSTFTVNAPGVSDTNRYIQSATLNGVAYTKNYITHADLLAGGTLSFVMGPNPSSWGTGAGDIPASITTGTGAPVRMPDRATGGTITVSGENGTGEGRNQLVDDTSLTKWLTFANTATLTYQFSGSSSVAVKQYTLTSANDLPGRDPKNWTLQGSNDGVTWTTVDTRTNIDFADRRQTRAFVVASPTAYQRYRIQITANHGAAETQLAEWELIG; the protein is encoded by the coding sequence ATGTCCGGATTCCGGCGCAAACAGGTGTGGCTCGGGATCGTCGCGCTGGCAGTGGGATTCGCGGTCGGCGTCCCCACCTCGGCCTCGGCCGCGGCGAGCGACTTCAGCTCCGGCTTCGAGGCCGGTGACGTCCAGCCGACCTGGACGAACACCAGCGAGGCCAGCGCGAACGTCGGCGGCTACTGCTGCGCGCTCACCGCGATGGAGAGCGGCACCCGCAGCGAACGGGGGCACACGGGCACGGCGTCGCTCATGTACTCGGGCAACGACCTGAGCACCACGTCGTCGTACTCGTACCAGCGGATCTTCGACGTCGACGTCGCGGTCTCGCCGACCACCACGCTGTCGTACTGGGTGTTCCCGCAGTCCGGCGGGCATCTGGACGTCGCGGTCGACCTGCTGTTCACCGACGGCACCCACCTGCGCGACTCCGGCGCCGTCGACCAGCACGGCGTGCGGGTGCACCCGACGTTCCAGGGCAGCGGCTCGGTGCTGAGCTTCGACGTCTGGAACTTCGTCACGTCCAACATCGGCGCCAACGTCGCGGGCAAGACCGTCGACCAGATCCTGATCGGCTACGACCAGCCGCTCAACACCGGCACCTTCCGGGGCTACTTCGACGACATCCAGATCGCGGCCAACGCCGCCGGCCGGCTGTCGGACTACGTCGAGACCCGGCGCGGCACCAACAACCAGGGCGCCTCGTACTCGCGCGGCAACACCTTCCCCGGCGCGACCGTGCCGCACGGGTTCAACTTCTGGACCCCGTTCACCAAGGGCAACAGCGACAACTGGCTGTACGAGTGGGCCGACAACACGGTGCAGGGCTTCGGCGTCAGCCACGAGCCCAGCCCCTGGATCGGCGACTACGCGCAGCTCCAGGTCATGCCGATGACCGGTGCGGTCAAGTCGACGCCCGCCGCGCGCCAGTCGACCTACAGCCACGCCAACGAGGTCGCGAAGGCGCACTACTACAAGACGCAGCTGGACACGTACGGCATCACCGCCGAGCTGGCGCCCACCGACCACGCGGGCGTCATGCGGTTCACGTTCCCGTCGGCCGCCGAGTCGATGATCCTGTTCGACACCATCGACAGCGGCACCGGCGCCCTGAACGTCGACACCGCCAACCGCGTGATCTCCGGTGACATCACCCACCGCGGCCAGAAGATGTACGTCTACGCCACGGTCGACAAGGCGATCGCGTCCTCCGGCGTCATCACCGGCCAGGGGGTGACGAGCTGGATCCGGTTCGCCACCGGCGCGGGCGAGAAGGTCACGCTGCGCATGGCGACCTCGTTCATGAGCGTCGCGCAGGCGCAGAGCAACCTGTCGCAGGAGGTCGGGACCAAGAGCTTCGACACGGTACGCGACGAGGCCGCCGCCCTGTGGGACAGCGCCCTCGGTGCCGTGAAGCTGGAGGGCGCCACCAACGACCAGCTGATCACGTTCTACTCGAACCTGTACCGGTCGTACATGTACCCGAACAACCGCTCGGAGCTGGTCGGCGGCGTACGGCGGCACTTCAGCCCGTACGACAACGTCGTCCACGACGGGCAGATGTACGTCAACAACGGCTTCTGGGACACCTCCCGGGCCGCGTGGCCGCTGTACACGCTGCTCACCCCGACGAAGTCGGGCGAGATGCTGGACGGGTTCGTCAACGCGTACAAGCAGAGCGGCTGGACGCCGCGCTGGTCCGGGCCGTGGAACGTCGGCGCGATGGTCGGCAGCAACCAGGACCTGGCCTTCGCCGACGCCTACATCAAGGGCATCCGCAACTTCGACTACAACGCCGCGTACGCCTCGGCGGTGAAGAACGCGACCGTCTACACCGACTACAACCCCAACGGCCGCAACGGCATCGAGGTCAGCACCTTCAAGGGGTACGTCCCGACCGACGTGCGCAGCGAAGCGGCCTCGTGGACCCTTGAGGACGCCGTCAACGACTTCGGCATCTCGCAGCTCGGCCAGGCCCTGGGCAAGACCGAGGACGCGGCCTACTTCCGCAACCGGGCGCTGGACTACGCCAACCTGTGGTCCCCGTCGGTCGGCTTCTTCCGGGGCAGGCAGACCAGTGGCGCGTGGCGCACCACCGACGCCAACTTCAAGCCCAACGAGTGGGGCTGCGACTTCACCGAGGGCGCACCCTGGCACTACGCCACCCCGGCCCCGCAGGACCCGCAGGGCATGGCCAACCTGTACGGCGGCCGCGCCCAGCTCTCCGCCAAGATCGACGCGGTCTTCGCGGCACCCCGCGACTACCTGGTCGGCTGCTACGGCGGCGTCATCCACGAGATGCGCGAGGCCTACGACGCCAACCTCGGCCAGTACGCCCACGCCAACGAGCCGATCCATCACATGATCTACATGTACAACTACGCCGGTACGCCGTCGAAGACCCAGAACCGGGTGCGCCAGGTGCTCACCCAGCTCTACGGCCCCGGCACCGCCACCGGCAACGGCTACCTCGGCGACGAGGACAACGGCCAGATGTCGGCCTGGTACGTCTTCAGCGCGCTGGGCTTCTACCCGGCCCGCATGGCCAGCACCGACTACACCATCGGCGCGCCGCTGCACCCCAAGGCCACCATCACGCTGGAGAACGGCAGCACCTTCACCGTGAACGCCCCCGGCGTCAGCGACACCAACCGCTACATCCAGAGCGCCACGCTCAACGGCGTCGCGTACACCAAGAACTACATCACCCACGCCGACCTGCTCGCGGGCGGCACGCTGTCCTTCGTGATGGGCCCGAACCCGTCGAGCTGGGGCACCGGCGCCGGCGACATCCCGGCCTCCATCACCACCGGTACCGGCGCGCCGGTCCGGATGCCCGACCGGGCCACCGGCGGCACCATCACCGTCAGCGGCGAGAACGGCACCGGCGAGGGCCGCAACCAGCTGGTCGACGACACGTCGCTGACCAAGTGGCTCACCTTCGCCAACACGGCCACCCTGACCTACCAGTTCTCCGGCTCGTCGTCGGTGGCCGTCAAGCAGTACACGCTGACCTCGGCCAACGACCTCCCCGGCCGGGACCCGAAGAACTGGACGCTGCAGGGCTCCAACGACGGCGTCACCTGGACCACCGTGGACACCCGCACGAACATCGACTTCGCGGACCGGCGCCAGACCCGGGCCTTCGTCGTCGCTAGCCCCACGGCGTACCAGCGCTACCGCATCCAGATCACCGCCAACCACGGCGCCGCCGAGACCCAGCTCGCCGAATGGGAGCTCATCGGCTGA
- a CDS encoding metallophosphoesterase encodes MTTPRLGPVRRVAVLADVHGNVPALMAVLDDVRATGADLIVFPGDLTWGPEPQTTFDLIQDLGRRAVCVRGNADRAVVELARGEREHTKPRDPWMPAQHSAEAVEFLAALPLNVVVEIEGLGAVRFCHGSPRDDTECVTPQTSEERFTELSAGVDEQVIVTGHTHLQFDRQVAGRRSVNPGSVGLPYHLGMPGTAYWALLGPDVQLRETRYDVQEAVDRCRMTGDPSGDTIVAHLLTPPTPDEIIADAESRVFAD; translated from the coding sequence GTGACGACACCGCGCCTCGGTCCGGTCCGCCGCGTCGCCGTACTGGCCGACGTACACGGAAACGTCCCCGCGCTGATGGCGGTGCTCGACGACGTGCGGGCCACCGGCGCCGACCTGATCGTGTTCCCCGGCGACCTCACCTGGGGTCCGGAGCCGCAGACCACGTTCGACCTGATCCAGGACCTGGGGCGCCGGGCGGTGTGCGTACGCGGCAACGCCGACCGCGCCGTGGTGGAGCTGGCCCGGGGCGAGCGTGAGCACACGAAGCCGCGCGACCCGTGGATGCCCGCCCAGCACTCCGCCGAGGCGGTCGAGTTCCTGGCCGCGCTGCCGCTGAACGTGGTGGTGGAGATCGAGGGCCTGGGCGCGGTCCGCTTCTGCCACGGCTCGCCGCGCGACGACACCGAGTGCGTCACCCCGCAGACCAGCGAGGAGCGGTTCACCGAGCTGTCGGCGGGCGTGGACGAGCAGGTCATCGTCACCGGCCACACCCACCTCCAGTTCGACCGGCAGGTGGCCGGGCGCCGCAGCGTGAACCCCGGCAGCGTCGGCCTGCCGTACCACCTGGGCATGCCGGGCACGGCCTACTGGGCGCTGCTCGGGCCGGACGTGCAGCTGCGCGAGACCCGCTACGACGTGCAGGAGGCGGTCGACCGGTGCCGGATGACCGGCGACCCGAGCGGCGACACGATCGTCGCCCACCTGCTCACTCCCCCGACCCCGGACGAGATCATCGCCGACGCCGAGAGCCGCGTCTTCGCCGACTGA
- a CDS encoding molybdenum cofactor biosysynthesis protein: MPEIVELLASPVRRYQGRPADGPEPAPPGELVRQIRIRAGLGIVGDRYFGRQAHRDASITVIAQESLPPGAGLAQVRRNILVAGIDVDSLVGSVLSLDSGDGPVRLRVNRAAKPCAWMDAVIGPGAWRALRGRGGVRCTPLDDGVLRLGPVVATTTS, encoded by the coding sequence GTGCCGGAGATCGTCGAACTGCTGGCCTCGCCGGTACGCCGCTACCAGGGCCGCCCGGCCGACGGGCCCGAACCGGCCCCGCCGGGCGAGCTGGTCCGCCAGATCCGGATCCGGGCGGGCCTCGGCATCGTCGGCGACCGCTATTTCGGCAGGCAGGCGCACCGCGACGCGAGCATCACCGTGATCGCGCAGGAGTCGTTGCCGCCCGGTGCAGGGCTGGCGCAGGTGCGCCGCAACATCCTGGTCGCGGGCATCGACGTGGACAGCCTGGTCGGTTCGGTGCTGTCGCTGGACTCCGGCGACGGCCCGGTGCGGCTGCGGGTGAACCGCGCCGCCAAGCCGTGCGCCTGGATGGACGCGGTCATCGGCCCCGGCGCCTGGCGGGCACTGCGCGGCCGCGGCGGCGTCCGCTGCACCCCCCTCGACGACGGCGTACTCCGCCTGGGCCCGGTCGTCGCCACGACCACCTCCTGA
- a CDS encoding ABC transporter substrate-binding protein: MSRRLTRRTALISALGLAAAPLLPGRAAAALAPLRLGLLTSPADNQLLFGVQQRAAALGGGGAHGMATPIELLTQDVGQTATSAREAVSLLLDRGVHGIVGPAAGWLGEAAAAEADRACTPIVLPAPGAAPELAYAFRSAPTDAQIHRALFTAMTGAGQRAAGVLRLAPRDTPALRDTVAAEAAARGAWVAATELLPADAAGLADRIAALLAATPDALLLDLPAALAAQAVTAARAASWTGPVFTTPDAVQPAFGQLAGPAAEGVRAVSPWLPVAAEAPEALPQLTAVRRFAERLAGAGGPADPLAGYAADAVTLLNQAFLGHRDRRTAREQLESTCCIGVTGIYNMMADDHVGLAPEALIPVTAHDGGWTTAAAPPAATPPAPTQTAEPTQDH; the protein is encoded by the coding sequence ATGTCCCGTCGACTCACCCGCCGGACCGCCCTGATCAGCGCCCTGGGCCTGGCCGCCGCACCGCTGCTGCCCGGCCGGGCCGCCGCCGCGCTCGCACCGCTGCGCCTGGGCCTGCTCACCAGCCCGGCCGACAACCAGCTGCTGTTCGGGGTGCAGCAGCGCGCCGCCGCACTGGGCGGCGGCGGCGCGCACGGCATGGCCACCCCGATCGAGTTGCTGACCCAGGACGTCGGCCAGACCGCGACCTCGGCCCGTGAGGCGGTGTCCCTGCTGCTCGACCGGGGGGTGCACGGCATCGTCGGCCCGGCGGCGGGCTGGCTCGGCGAGGCGGCGGCGGCCGAGGCCGACCGCGCGTGCACCCCGATCGTGCTGCCCGCGCCGGGTGCGGCCCCCGAACTGGCGTACGCCTTCCGCAGCGCGCCCACCGACGCGCAGATCCACCGCGCCCTGTTCACCGCGATGACCGGCGCGGGCCAGCGGGCGGCAGGCGTGCTGCGCCTGGCCCCGCGCGACACCCCGGCGCTGCGCGACACCGTCGCCGCCGAGGCCGCCGCGCGCGGAGCCTGGGTGGCCGCCACCGAGCTGCTGCCCGCCGACGCGGCCGGGCTGGCCGACCGGATCGCGGCGCTGCTGGCCGCGACCCCCGACGCGCTGCTGCTGGACCTGCCCGCCGCGCTGGCGGCCCAGGCCGTCACCGCGGCCCGCGCGGCGTCGTGGACCGGGCCGGTCTTCACCACCCCCGACGCGGTGCAGCCCGCGTTCGGGCAGCTCGCGGGCCCGGCAGCCGAGGGGGTACGCGCGGTCAGCCCGTGGCTGCCCGTCGCCGCCGAGGCGCCCGAGGCGCTGCCCCAGCTGACGGCGGTACGCCGGTTCGCCGAGCGGCTGGCGGGAGCAGGGGGTCCGGCCGACCCGCTCGCCGGGTACGCCGCCGACGCCGTCACGCTGCTCAACCAGGCGTTCCTCGGCCACCGCGACCGCCGGACCGCTCGCGAGCAGCTCGAATCCACCTGCTGCATCGGCGTGACGGGGATCTACAACATGATGGCCGACGACCACGTCGGCCTGGCCCCGGAGGCACTGATCCCGGTCACCGCCCACGACGGCGGCTGGACCACGGCCGCGGCGCCACCGGCGGCCACCCCACCCGCCCCGACCCAGACCGCTGAACCCACGCAAGACCACTGA
- a CDS encoding cell wall protein, with translation MTDNTLARRRLLTSAVVGGASLVAATALGSLAPEAAFAAPQTIDAGAPDPNFAEGRITGIAAGMLYVTGSDTALYRIRITNATSVWKLHPTGIDAAAVGDGLYARGLRLEDGTLAADAVWINIVNLQAHIAAIGKNQVHLDHKGKRIVGHVVPGRSAVSYNATPAVADMSMLKVGRHVQVIGAWIPDTNEIHIATVYASTHGH, from the coding sequence ATGACCGACAACACCCTGGCCCGCCGCCGCCTGCTCACCTCCGCGGTCGTCGGCGGAGCCAGCCTCGTCGCCGCGACCGCGCTCGGCTCGCTCGCCCCCGAAGCGGCGTTCGCCGCCCCGCAGACCATCGACGCGGGCGCCCCCGACCCGAACTTCGCCGAGGGCCGCATCACCGGCATCGCCGCCGGGATGCTGTACGTCACCGGCTCCGACACGGCGCTGTACCGCATCCGGATCACCAACGCCACCAGCGTCTGGAAGCTGCACCCCACCGGCATCGACGCCGCCGCCGTCGGCGACGGCCTCTACGCCCGGGGCCTGCGCCTGGAGGACGGCACCCTGGCCGCCGACGCGGTCTGGATCAACATCGTCAACCTCCAGGCCCACATCGCGGCCATCGGCAAGAACCAGGTCCACCTGGACCACAAGGGCAAGCGCATCGTCGGGCACGTGGTGCCCGGCCGCTCCGCCGTCAGCTACAACGCCACCCCCGCCGTGGCCGACATGTCGATGCTCAAGGTGGGCCGGCACGTCCAGGTCATCGGCGCCTGGATCCCCGACACCAACGAGATCCACATCGCCACCGTGTACGCGAGCACGCACGGCCACTGA
- a CDS encoding iron chaperone, which produces MATQYATVDDYLAAQPDDVRDVLLRIRQTALSAIPGSAERISYNIPTVTLDGGNVLHYSGWKNHVSVYPVPNGDEALDRDVAAYRAGKGTLKFPLAGPVPYELIARVAAALAERRRREHPRG; this is translated from the coding sequence ATGGCGACCCAGTACGCGACAGTCGACGACTACCTGGCCGCACAGCCGGACGACGTCCGCGACGTCCTGCTCCGCATCCGCCAGACCGCCCTGTCGGCGATACCCGGCAGCGCGGAGCGGATCAGTTACAACATCCCGACCGTCACCCTGGACGGCGGGAACGTCCTGCACTACTCGGGCTGGAAGAACCACGTCAGCGTCTACCCGGTCCCGAACGGGGACGAGGCCCTCGATCGGGACGTCGCGGCATACCGGGCGGGCAAGGGGACGCTGAAGTTCCCGCTCGCCGGACCGGTCCCGTACGAGCTGATCGCGCGGGTGGCCGCCGCCCTGGCCGAACGGCGCCGCAGGGAGCATCCGCGCGGCTAG